A genome region from Neisseria meningitidis includes the following:
- the efeU gene encoding iron uptake transporter permease EfeU, with protein sequence MLVAFLIMLREGIEAALIVGIVAGFLKQSGHSKLMPKVWFGVVLASLMCLGLGYGIHSATGEIPQKQQEFVVGIIGLVAVAMLTYMILWMKKAARSMKRQLQDSVQAALNRGSGQGWALVGMAFLAVAREGLESVFFLLAVFKQSPTWQMPAGAVAGVLAAAVIGALIYQGGMRLNLAKFFRWTGAFLIAVAAGLLAGSLRALHEAGIWNALQDIVFDSSKYLHEDSPLGVLLGGFFGYTDHPTQGEALVWLLYLIPVMTWFLCGSRPSETLTRKEELK encoded by the coding sequence ATGCTGGTCGCTTTTTTAATTATGTTGCGCGAGGGTATCGAAGCCGCGCTCATCGTCGGCATTGTTGCCGGTTTTTTGAAACAGTCCGGACATTCCAAACTGATGCCTAAGGTCTGGTTCGGGGTCGTCCTTGCTTCTTTGATGTGTTTGGGGCTGGGGTACGGAATCCATTCGGCAACGGGCGAGATTCCCCAAAAGCAGCAGGAGTTCGTCGTCGGCATTATCGGTTTGGTTGCTGTTGCGATGCTGACTTATATGATTTTATGGATGAAAAAAGCCGCCCGTTCGATGAAGCGGCAGCTTCAGGACTCTGTGCAGGCGGCTTTGAACCGTGGCAGCGGTCAAGGATGGGCCTTGGTTGGTATGGCGTTTCTTGCCGTGGCGCGCGAAGGTTTGGAGAGCGTTTTTTTCCTGCTTGCTGTATTCAAACAGAGCCCGACGTGGCAGATGCCGGCCGGTGCGGTAGCGGGGGTTTTGGCTGCCGCCGTGATTGGCGCGTTGATTTATCAGGGTGGGATGCGCCTGAATCTGGCGAAGTTTTTCCGTTGGACGGGGGCGTTTTTGATTGCCGTTGCCGCCGGTCTGCTTGCCGGCTCGCTGCGCGCGCTGCATGAGGCAGGTATTTGGAACGCGCTTCAGGATATTGTGTTCGACTCATCAAAATATTTGCACGAAGACAGCCCGTTGGGCGTGCTGCTCGGCGGATTTTTCGGCTATACCGACCATCCGACGCAGGGCGAGGCCTTGGTTTGGCTGCTGTATCTTATTCCCGTCATGACTTGGTTTTTGTGCGGCAGCAGGCCGTCTGAAACTTTAACCCGTAAAGAGGAGCTGAAATGA